Proteins from one Gimesia maris genomic window:
- a CDS encoding ABC transporter ATP-binding protein — MNSLDHSSVPPLKVESVVKCFHQGKTAIAALDGINLTVETGELVAIMGASGSGKSTLLHAMTGLTDIDAGTVSVDGQDLAALSDYQLTKFRGLNIGLVFQAFNLIPSLSAEDNIRLPATEEPGLEERVDALLERLDMTDRRTHKPDALSGGEQQRIAIARALITNPAILLADEPTGSLDSVSGQEICRLLRELCTEQKRTIVIVTHEPHVAMWADRVVVLKDGKHLAEFAPSRHFDPQKIASQYQGVLNAAAGVMA; from the coding sequence ATGAACTCTCTCGACCATTCCTCTGTACCTCCGCTCAAAGTCGAATCCGTTGTCAAATGTTTTCACCAGGGGAAAACTGCCATCGCTGCGCTGGATGGCATCAATCTCACCGTTGAAACCGGAGAACTGGTTGCCATCATGGGCGCCTCTGGATCAGGCAAGAGCACCCTGTTACATGCCATGACCGGTCTGACGGACATCGATGCGGGAACAGTCAGTGTAGACGGTCAGGATCTGGCTGCACTCTCGGACTATCAGTTGACCAAATTTCGTGGACTCAATATCGGTCTGGTATTTCAGGCTTTTAACCTCATCCCCAGCCTGTCCGCGGAAGACAACATCCGCCTGCCTGCCACGGAGGAACCGGGGCTTGAAGAACGTGTGGACGCTTTGCTGGAACGACTGGACATGACAGACCGACGAACTCACAAGCCGGACGCCCTCTCGGGGGGCGAACAGCAGCGGATTGCCATCGCACGTGCCCTGATCACCAATCCCGCCATCCTGCTGGCAGATGAACCAACGGGTAGCCTCGATTCCGTATCCGGTCAGGAAATCTGTCGGCTGTTGCGGGAACTTTGCACCGAGCAGAAACGAACGATCGTGATTGTGACACATGAGCCGCATGTTGCCATGTGGGCCGACCGGGTCGTCGTTCTTAAAGATGGAAAGCACCTCGCGGAATTTGCTCCCAGCAGACATTTCGATCCGCAGAAAATCGCCAGCCAGTATCAGGGAGTTTTGAATGCGGCCGCGGGAGTCATGGCGTGA